The Meiothermus sp. QL-1 DNA window GTTGGGGTTGAGGACCAGGCTTACTTCGTACTGCGGCATGTTCACCTCCTCTCGCCAAGACTCCCCAGCTAAGCTGGGGGCACAAGGAAAATGAGCGACCCGCCTGGGTCACTAAGCCCTGAGTATAGCAGAAGCCCCTCTGCTGAGCCAGCGGGCTAGAGCTTGTGGCCCTCGGGGGCCTGGCCCTCGACCCAGTAGCCGCCGTCGGGGAGAAACTCTTTCTTCCACACCGGCAGGATCTGCTTGACCCGTTCGATGGCGTAGCGGCAGGCCTCAAAGGCCTCGGGCCGGTGGGGGGCCGAGACCACGATGAGAATAGAGGCCTCGCCGGGGTCAACCCGGCCCAAACGATGCCAAAGGGCAACGCGGCCCAGGCTCCAGCGCTCGCGCATCTCGGCCACAATCTGCCGCATTACCCGCTCGGCCATGCTGGGGTAGGCCTCGTACTCCAGGTGGGTGACGGGGAGGCCCTTGTTGGGGCTGCGGGTGGTGCCCAGAAAGCTCACCACTGCCCCATAGGGGGGGGCTGAGGCCCAGTCCACCCAGCGCCCCACCTCCAGGGGTTCATAGGTTAGGCCCAGGCTTTCCAAGTCGTCTCCTCCCGAGACGGGCGGTAAGAAGGCCAGCTCGTCGCCCTCCTGAAGGGGATCGTGGGGCTGGGCCAGGGTCTCATTGATAGCGGCCAGCCCCCCGCTGAGCCGGAGGGGGTAGGTTTGCTCCAAAAGGGCCTTGGCATCGGCCACGGTGGCTCCTGGAGGGAGGTTGAGCTCGAGGCGGGCTTCACCTACCTGTTCCCGATAGAGCCCAAACAGTAACACAGCCACGCGCATGCTGGAATTCTAAATGGAACTGGGTGTCCAGATGTTCGTGCTTTGCTTGATTTGTGGCCCCGAGATGTGAAGGGCGCCATGCCTCCAGACTGCAAGCACCGCTCTCTCTGACGTTCCGCCAAACGGGGTTCAGGAGAAGGCACGCGCCCTGGAGCAGCTCCTGCGGGACAACTCCAGACCTAGTCCAGATCCCGCTTCCCAGCTGGGAAAGACAGGGACCGCCCCTGCTGGTCGCACAGGTAGGGGCGGAGGAGCGCCTTGTGGTGCCGGTGGGCCGGGGAATTGCCTTCTCCGACGGCAGCAGCCTCAACCTGTCGTACCGCATACGGTTTGAGTTTGAGAAAGAGGGGACCCTGGTCCCTAATCTGGATCCTCAGGGCACGGTTGCCGCCTATATGGACAGGACCACCTCCTCTCGAATCTCAGGGGAAGAGGGTCCCCCTGGCAGACGGTGGGCTTAATGGACGGGGGTAGGGCCCCGTGACCTGATTCCGCCGGTTCGGTGCAGAGGGGCTTTGAAGGCTACTGAGCTCAAGGCGCGAGCTGAGTTGGTATCTCAGGTGAGGTTCGACGGTCTGTTCGAGCAACGCTGGAAGAGTGAGACGGTGATATCTGTGCTCAAACGCAAGTTCGGCGAGGGGGTGCGTTTTCACAAACCCCGCCTGCAGATGCGGGAGTGCCGGGTCAAGGCGTTGGTTTACAACGCCTACTGTTAGTCGGCTTGCTACATCTACGAGGCGTTGAGCCTCCCGTGGTGCGCCAGGGGGAAGTGGTCCTCAAGGCTCGGCGGGAGGTGGGCCTCAAGGCCCTGCGGAGCCGGCTCTAGAGCCAGGTTCCCTTCCCCGGAGAAGAGGAGGAACGCCAGGCTAGGGAGGAGGCGTGGAGCCGGGAGGCGTTTCCGGCCGGACATCAGCCTCATCGACCCTCCCCATCTGGCCAAGGAAGCCCTGAGGGTCTTCCAGGGGGCTGAGGAGGGGCGCTATCTCTATTGGAACCCCCTGTTGGCACCCATGGAACACGTAGACATCCCCCCCAGGCAGGATGTGAGCATCCTGCGAGCGGTTCCTCGGTCCCCCTAGGGATTGGGACCCCACGGCGGCGGCAGGTTCGGATGCCCCAACGGACGCATCCAAATAATTCCCTGGAGGCTGCTTTGCCCTCACTCTCGGGCCCCAGCCCCAGCGTGCAGGGAGGCCCAGGTCTCCCCGCGCTCGAAGAGGGGAAGCCCCCTGACCCTGGGTCAGGTGGAGGCCAGAATCTACAAACCACACTTACCCAAAATCAGGCACTGCGGTTATGTTTAGAGCAAGAACCGCCGTGCTTACCCATCGGACGTCCGTGATGAGGAATGGGCCCTGGTGCTGCCCTATTTGACCCTCGCCCCGCTGGAAGCACCCCAGCGCAAGTACGACCTGCGTGAAGTGTTCAACGCCCTGCGCTGGATGGTCCGAACCGGTCGCCCCACGACTTCCCACCCCCCATATCGTTCAGGCGCAAGCCTACCGCTGGATGAACCGGGGGTTCTTCCACGACCTGCGCATGCTCCAGGGCAAAGCCGCCCATCCCAGCGCTGCCATTACGATGCTCGCACCCTACAGTCCACCCTGCAAAGTGGGGGCGGGCCAGATACGATGGGCACAAGCGACGCAAGGGAAGCAAAGTTCACCTGGCGGTAGATACCCTGGGGCATCTGCTGGCCCTGGTAGTGACGGCGGCCAGTGAACAGGAACGGGCCCGGGAGCGCTCAGTCAACAGAGGTTAGCACCGGTTGGCTTTTTCGATTCTGATGACGGCGAAAAC harbors:
- a CDS encoding molybdenum cofactor biosynthesis protein MoaE, yielding MRVAVLLFGLYREQVGEARLELNLPPGATVADAKALLEQTYPLRLSGGLAAINETLAQPHDPLQEGDELAFLPPVSGGDDLESLGLTYEPLEVGRWVDWASAPPYGAVVSFLGTTRSPNKGLPVTHLEYEAYPSMAERVMRQIVAEMRERWSLGRVALWHRLGRVDPGEASILIVVSAPHRPEAFEACRYAIERVKQILPVWKKEFLPDGGYWVEGQAPEGHKL